A single genomic interval of Littorina saxatilis isolate snail1 linkage group LG17, US_GU_Lsax_2.0, whole genome shotgun sequence harbors:
- the LOC138952658 gene encoding probable glutamate receptor, which yields MVTTEGLTVYHFLMVCSLPCVAAALNSASEVERKLGTLSDVGMTSQWLLLTTGSDDLLNHLDVTNITMDNVSVLQMKDRIHGDTYCRRHQCQLEANGHTLLWQQNRRRTWSSVGRVCFHHTSLRHPSHEDFTNHSAGQHADNEVYRSNLGHRLFPNVRRGFNGRRISVITMEWLSYAMSRTVAGNKEWYGVLPDLLHVLSEQLNFTYDIKEPAHLEWGAGTLEEAANGYHGYLVRKEADMGLGPSVMLPERWPAMDFSTHLVRTSYVLIYRKPAFSRTPFSFTGALHTWVYVAILGALVVVSCALWVLEIVDKPPCKDKKKEQEGSTGGVTVYTCRDTRRWKRWVGTLDNVLEVVVSALLCRPSEIVLSSPRSHMLLFSWMLLSLVVAAAYGGTLTASLTVNRQPQPFGSLQDLLSSDHSYTWGTVGNAAFLVSLQNSNDSVLRDLWRGIQRFSTEDGDVISQNLTVLTQKVRSEDFVLLDSAMVAREYFGGECDIAVVDAGLGGLLPSLTFPEGSALTGPVSDVILRLHAAGVLSHWIEKWFSLAVCHTDPQGPPVISLLHLQGVLIILPLGMGLALTVLMIEIVGRRLKNV from the exons ATGGTGACAACTGAAGGTTTGACAGTCTACCATTTCTTGATGGTCTGTTCACTTCCATGTGTCGCCGCTGCCCTCAACTCT GCGAGCGAAGTGGAAAGAAAGCTTGGGACGCTGTCTGATGTGGGCATGACGTCACAGTGGCTGTTGCTGACAACCGGAAGTGATGACCTACTGAACCATCTTGACGTCACCAACATCACAATGGACAACGTGTCTGTGCTTCAAATGAAGGACCGT ATACATGGAGACACGTACTGCAGAAGACATCAATGCCAGTTAGAAGCAAACGGGCATACTCTGCTCTGGCAGCAAAACCGTCGTCGAACGTGGTCTTCGGTGGGACGAGTCTGCTTTCACCACACAAGTCTAAGACACCCTAGTCATGAAGACTTCACAAATCACTCCGCAGGTCAACATGCGGACAACGAAGTATACAGAAGCAACCTCGGGCACCGCCTGTTCCCGAACGTCAGACGAGGTTTCAACGGCAGGCGTATATCCGTTATTACAATGGAG TGGCTGTCGTATGCGATGTCCCGTACAGTGGCGGGAAACAAGGAGTGGTACGGCGTCCTACCGGACCTTCTGCACGTTCTCAGCGAACAACTCAACTTCAC ATACGATATAAAAGAACCAGCACACCTAGAATGGGGAGCCGGGACGCTGGAAGAAGCGGCCAATGGTTACCATGGCTACCTCGTCAGAAAG GAAGCTGACATGGGACTAGGCCCCAGCGTGATGCTACCCGAGCGATGGCCAGCCATGGATTTCTCGACGCATTTGGTCCGTACATCATACGTGCTCATCTACCGCAAGCCCGCTTTCTCTCGCACTCCCTTCAGTTTCACTGGCGCCCTGCACACGTGGGTGTATGTGGCAATCTTAGGGGCGTTAGTGGTGGTGTCATGTGCTCTGTGGGTGCTGGAGATTGTGGACAAGCCTCCGTGCAAGGACAAGAAGAAGGAGCAGGAGGGTAGCACAGGGGGGGTCACGGTGTACACGTGCAGAGATACGCGGCGTTGGAAGCGCTGGGTTGGCACTCTGGATAACGTGTTGGAAGTGGTTGTCAGCGCTTTGCTTTGTCGTC CATCTGAGATCGTCCTGAGTTCACCAAGGAGCCACATGCTGCTGTTCAGCTGGATGCTGCTGTCGCTGGTGGTAGCAGCTGCCTATGGCGGCACCCTCACCGCCTCCCTCACCGTCAACAGGCAACCACAGCCTTTCGGCAGCCTGCAGGACTTGCTCAGCAGCGACCATAGCTACACGTGGGGCACTGTCGGCAATGCTGCTTTCTTGGTGTCGCTCCAG AACAGCAACGACTCCGTATTGCGAGATCTCTGGCGCGGAATCCAACGGTTTTCAACCGAAGATGGTGACGTCATCAGTCAAAACCTAACGGTGCTGACGCAGAAAGTGCGCTCAGAGGACTTCGTGCTGCTGGACTCAGCCATGGTGGCCAGAGAGTACTTTGGCGGGGAGTGTGATATCGCTGTGGTGGACGCAGGCTTGGGGGGCTTATTGCCCAGTCTCACGTTCCCCGAAGGGTCGGCTTTAACTGGCCCTGTCTCTGACGT AATATTACGCCTACACGCGGCCGGTGTCCTAAGCCATTGGATAGAGAAGTGGTTTTCCCTGGCAGTGTGTCACACGGACCCCCAGGGACCCCCTGTCATCTCCCTATTGCACCTGCAAGGCGTGCTGATCATACTGCCCCTGGGGATGGGGCTAGCACTGACAGTGTTGATGATAGAGATTGTGGGTCGAAGACTGAAGAATGTGTGA
- the LOC138953213 gene encoding uncharacterized protein, which yields MKLGCKMHVSLFFICALLVAFCGERGLAADKEDEKNNAKRNRSPNLTDETYTTLIAILKRPVSDRARTKQDGLLYRKVKRYNIRCERVADPYRGEHIERLTRDGLILLPPGEIDDCISFYRVLSLGDGSDKLWDMIRTKYFGISKLRILEHLRRSETQFKINPVFSNKAPLRPVVATRVMERHQFKINPVFSNKAPLRPVVATRVMERHQIDLVSFESLGLQQRGKGCYVLSILDCFSRFLWMRSIPDRRADTVAKKVEEIYLEFGPPAILQSDQESEFRGEVLKLCKEWNINIIRSRPHHPELQGKIERSHKTWKNKVRSLVQGLLTQTSISGKNCTEALPHIAKAYNIARHQSIQMSPYECLFGVKSNFIARAYAGGLYEDIEEDHNVHEVTHKNISLEINECEHAKRKRDVSDIRCFASETDTKQQKRMVERHQKKHCPNNYEIGEIVLVRCDGRDKRVQRGGLSLAKPRVHQALVRDRQHHMYIVMLISGVRKGEIIKVSVDKITSLTAKEELEKREKRFAPETSREKNKFVLNHLRSLERVELVTRSERTGIELLLDNAQLHGLELDSDNSGNGNCMFLALQQQLEKNGVKKNHREIRTEIVKFLSQNPILGEGRDTVYLPDFVSNYVSWEAYLNSLNEDGVWGDNIALLAAANVYQISICVVSSVHNSEPFIIEASSGISLFDVHLGHISEMHYVTLRPRHILCELCGHLDGDNICNHDCPPNTIIQNQQTCPYNGPSSPVEANEVHANINVEQLCSAVRKRKVNKYITELKRYLARHHV from the exons ATGAAGCTCGGCTGCAAAATGCACGTGTCGCTATTTTTCATCTGTGCCCTGCTTGTAGCGTTTTGTGGCGAAAGAGGACTTGCAGCAGACAAAGAGGACGAGAAGAAT AATGCCAAACGAAATCGGTCACCTAATCTGACCGATGAAACATACACAACTCTCATCGCCATATTGAAGAGGCCAGTGTCTGACCGTGCCAGGACAAAACAAGATGGATTGCTCTACCGAAAG GTGAAGAGATACAACATTCGGTGCGAGAGAGTAGCAGACCCGTACAGAGGAGAACACATTGAACGTCTGACCAGGGATGGTTTGATACTTCTTCCTCCCGGAGAGATTGATGACTGCATTTCGTTTTATAGGGTACTTTCCTTGGGCGACGGATCCGACAAACTCTGGGACATGATTAGGACGAAGTACTTTGGTATAAGTAAGCTACGGATTCTGGAACATCTTAGAAGATCAGAGACTCAATTTAAGATAAACCCCGTCTTTAGTAACAAGGCTCCATTGCGACCTGTTGTTGCTACTCGGGTGATGGAAAGGCACCAATTTAAGATAAACCCTGTCTTTAGTAACAAGGCTCCATTGCGACCTGTTGTTGCTACTCGGGTGATGGAAAGGCACCAGATTGATCTAGTGAGCTTTGAGAGCTTAGGCCTTCAACAGAGAGGAAAGGGTTGCTATGTTTTGTCCATTTTAGACTGTTTCAGCAGGTTCCTGTGGATGCGCAGTATTCCAGACAGAAGAGCAGACACAGTTGCGAAAAAGGTGGAAGAAATTTATCTTGAATTTGGCCCCCCTGCAATTCTGCAAAGTGATCAAGAAAGTGAATTTCGCGGAGAGGTTTTGAAACTTTGCAAGGAGTGGAACATCAACATTATTCGTAGTAGACCCCATCACCCAGAGTTACAGGGAAAAATTGAAAGGTCGCATAAAACATGGAAAAACAAAGTTAGGTCACTAGTGCAAGGCTTGCTGACACAAACATCAATTTCAGGCAAAAACTGTACAGAAGCACTTCCACACATTGCAAAAGCGTACAACATAGCGCGACATCAGTCAATACAAATGTCGCCGTATGAATGCCTTTTTGGTGTAAAATCAAACTTTATAGCACGAGCGTATGCGGGTGGTCTTTATGAAGATATTGAGGAAGACCATAACGTGCATGAAGTAACTCACAAAAATATATCTTTGGAAATCAATGAATGCGAACATGCAAAAAGAAAGCGAGACGTTTCTGATATTCGCTGTTTCGCCTCTGAAACTGACACGAAACAACAAAAGAGAATGGTTGAAAGACACCAAAAGAAACACTGTCCAAACAATTACGAAATAGGTGAAATTGTTCTTGTCCGGTGTGATGGGCGTGACAAAAGAGTGCAAAGAGGTGGCCTTTCGCTGGCAAAACCCAGGGTGCACCAAGCGTTAGTTAGAGATAGGCAGCATCACATGTACATCGTCATGCTCATTAGTGGGGTAAGGAAAGGAGAAATAATTAAAGTTAGCGTGGACAAAATCACATCTCTGACAGCAAAAGAAGAACTTGAAAAGCGAGAAAAAAGATTTGCTCCTGAAACGtcaagagagaaaaacaaatttgTTCTAAATCACTTAAGAAGTCTGGAAAGAGTCGAGTTAGTCACCAGATCAGAACGAACAGGAATCGAATTGTTGCTAGACAACGCTCAGCTGCATGGACTAGAATTAGATAGCGACAACTCCGGAAATGGTAACTGTATGTTTCTTGCTTTACAACAACAACTGGAAAAGAAcggggtaaaaaaaaaccacagagaAATTAGAACAGAGATAGTGAAATTTTTGTCTCAAAACCCAATTTTAGGGGAAGGCAGGGATACAGTGTATTTGCCTGATTTTGTATCAAACTATGTATCTTGGGAAGCATACCTCAATAGCTTGAACGAGGATGGCGTTTGGGGTGATAACATAGCCCTTTTAGCCGCAGCAAATGTGTATCAAATTAGCATCTGTGTTGTTTCGAGTGTGCATAATTCTGAACCGTTTATTATTGAAGCATCCAGTGGCATATCGCTTTTTGATgtacatcttggacacatatctGAAATGCACTACGTCACACTACGGCCGAGACACATTCTCTGTGAACTGTGTGGACATCTTGATGGGGATAATATATGCAATCATGATTGTCCGCCAAACACGATAATACAAAATCAGCAGACTTGTCCTTACAACGGCCCGTCTAGTCCAGTTGAAGCTAATGAGGTTCACGCTAACATAAATGTCGAGCAACTGTGTTCTGCTGTCAGAAAAAGAAAGGTTAACAAGTACATTACTGAACTGAAAAGATATTTGGCTAGACATCATGTCTGA